The Hymenobacter oligotrophus genome has a window encoding:
- a CDS encoding MBL fold metallo-hydrolase has product MEKVAAGVHQLQIQRFVNVYFVEAGLAGEWVLVDTGLPGSAKAIIAAAHKLFYPGTHPQAILLTHGHMDHAGSARELAEYWKVPVLAHPLELPFLQGRAVYPPADPTVDKGGSLAFVSRFFPPQSFQLTDVVQALPMQDNSVPYLNEWRWLHVPGHAPGQVALFRESDRTLLGADAFATANHESVPALLMQVPKISAAGAPFNYNWLQVHQSVQLLASLQPQAVGCGHGPVIKGPEAAAGLLALANNFPMPRHGRYVAQPAVLDADGVQYLPPAPADNLPQKAALVGAGAAVALGALALLGRRRKSKNRKRRGGKRPIGLTTLPPELDSSSYGYKEYRL; this is encoded by the coding sequence ATGGAAAAGGTAGCCGCTGGCGTACACCAGCTTCAAATTCAACGGTTTGTAAACGTGTATTTTGTCGAAGCTGGCTTGGCTGGCGAGTGGGTGCTGGTTGATACCGGACTGCCCGGCTCGGCCAAGGCCATTATTGCGGCGGCCCATAAGCTGTTTTACCCCGGCACCCACCCGCAGGCCATATTGCTCACCCACGGGCACATGGACCACGCCGGCTCGGCCCGCGAGCTGGCTGAGTACTGGAAAGTGCCGGTGCTGGCGCACCCGCTCGAGCTGCCTTTTTTGCAGGGTAGGGCTGTGTACCCGCCCGCCGACCCCACCGTGGACAAAGGCGGCTCGTTGGCGTTTGTGTCGCGGTTTTTCCCGCCCCAATCGTTTCAGCTGACCGACGTGGTGCAGGCCTTGCCGATGCAGGACAACAGCGTACCGTACCTGAACGAGTGGCGCTGGCTGCACGTGCCGGGCCACGCGCCGGGGCAGGTGGCCTTGTTCCGCGAGTCGGACCGCACGCTGCTAGGTGCCGATGCCTTTGCCACGGCCAACCACGAGTCGGTGCCGGCGCTGCTGATGCAGGTGCCGAAAATCAGCGCAGCCGGCGCTCCTTTCAACTACAACTGGCTGCAAGTGCACCAATCGGTGCAGCTGCTGGCCTCGCTGCAACCCCAGGCCGTGGGCTGCGGACACGGCCCCGTTATCAAAGGCCCCGAGGCCGCCGCGGGTTTGCTGGCGCTGGCCAACAACTTCCCGATGCCCCGGCACGGCCGCTACGTGGCGCAACCCGCCGTGCTCGACGCCGACGGTGTACAGTACCTGCCGCCCGCCCCGGCCGATAACCTTCCGCAGAAAGCCGCTTTGGTGGGCGCGGGTGCCGCTGTGGCCCTGGGTGCGTTGGCCTTGCTCGGCCGGCGGCGCAAAAGCAAGAACCGCAAACGGCGCGGCGGCAAACGCCCCATTGGGCTTACCACCTTGCCGCCCGAACTCGACTCGAGCTCGTACGGCTACAAAGAGTACCGCTTGTAG
- a CDS encoding DUF4097 family beta strand repeat-containing protein, with the protein MKNVFAALLLSSAALVANAQTAPAFTSTCEEGKWGNSEQKRYCETRDFTLPATKGDKLTVDGLRNGGISVKGYDGSEIRVRAKVQAWGRDEATAKATAQQVKISTENNTLRGAGPDGSGNNTGYAMSNGGYAVSYEIFVPRKQALALTTHNGGISLQDVQGPVAFEAHNGGVSITGSGGDLKGRTQNGGLSINLTGNKWDGAGLDVATTNGGITWKVPADYSAQLFTSTQRGPISTDFPTKVQGTIGREVSVALGKGGAPVKAVTTNGGVTVSRAGK; encoded by the coding sequence ATGAAAAATGTATTTGCTGCCCTGCTGCTCAGCTCCGCTGCTTTGGTTGCCAATGCCCAAACGGCGCCGGCTTTCACCTCTACTTGCGAGGAGGGCAAGTGGGGCAACTCGGAGCAAAAGCGCTACTGCGAAACGCGCGATTTTACCTTGCCTGCCACCAAAGGCGATAAGCTGACGGTTGATGGCCTGCGCAACGGCGGCATTTCGGTAAAGGGGTACGACGGCAGCGAAATTCGGGTGCGGGCCAAAGTGCAAGCCTGGGGCCGCGACGAAGCCACCGCCAAAGCCACCGCGCAGCAGGTAAAAATCAGCACCGAGAACAACACCCTGCGCGGCGCCGGCCCCGATGGCAGCGGCAACAACACGGGGTACGCCATGAGCAACGGCGGCTACGCCGTGAGCTACGAAATTTTTGTGCCCCGCAAGCAGGCGCTGGCCCTCACCACCCACAACGGCGGCATCAGCCTGCAAGACGTACAGGGCCCCGTAGCGTTTGAGGCCCACAACGGCGGCGTAAGCATTACCGGCAGCGGCGGCGACCTGAAAGGCCGCACCCAAAACGGCGGCTTGAGCATCAACCTGACGGGCAATAAGTGGGACGGCGCCGGCCTCGACGTGGCCACCACTAACGGCGGCATCACCTGGAAAGTACCGGCCGACTACTCGGCGCAGCTGTTTACCAGCACCCAGCGCGGCCCCATCAGCACCGATTTCCCTACCAAAGTGCAGGGCACCATTGGCCGCGAGGTTTCGGTGGCCCTAGGCAAAGGCGGCGCACCCGTAAAGGCCGTGACGACCAACGGCGGCGTAACGGTGAGCCGCGCCGGCAAATAA
- a CDS encoding LytR/AlgR family response regulator transcription factor, producing MTALIIDDEAPARTIVRQYLADFPQVRIVGECADGLAAAESIARLQPELVFLDIQMPGLNGFEVLARLEQVPRVVFSTAYDQYALSAFEAGAIDYLLKPYDRARFRRAVERVLQHTTADAPDANLQRLLQRLEDARTTPPTPAAPAAFPPRLFVPQGARLVAVPIETIRWVEAAGDYATLHTTTGQHLSNLGITALKARLDPQRFLRIHRSVLVALNAVLELERDGSGGYYATLEGGKVVRVSRSYADALRPLLG from the coding sequence ATGACTGCGCTCATCATCGACGACGAAGCTCCCGCCCGCACCATTGTGCGCCAGTACCTGGCCGATTTTCCGCAGGTACGCATTGTGGGCGAGTGCGCCGATGGGCTTGCCGCCGCCGAAAGCATTGCCCGGCTACAGCCCGAGCTGGTGTTTCTGGACATCCAGATGCCGGGCCTCAACGGCTTTGAGGTGTTGGCTCGGCTGGAGCAGGTGCCGCGGGTGGTTTTTTCTACGGCCTACGATCAGTATGCCCTCAGCGCCTTCGAAGCCGGCGCCATTGATTATCTGCTGAAGCCCTACGACCGCGCCCGGTTTCGGCGGGCCGTGGAGCGCGTACTGCAGCACACAACCGCCGATGCGCCCGACGCCAACCTGCAGCGCTTGCTGCAGCGCCTCGAAGATGCCCGTACCACACCCCCAACGCCCGCAGCCCCGGCTGCTTTTCCGCCTAGGTTGTTTGTGCCCCAAGGAGCCCGGCTAGTGGCCGTGCCCATCGAAACCATTCGGTGGGTGGAGGCGGCCGGCGACTACGCCACCCTGCATACCACCACCGGGCAGCACCTCAGCAACCTCGGCATCACGGCCCTGAAAGCCCGCCTCGATCCGCAACGGTTTCTGCGCATTCATCGCTCGGTGCTGGTGGCGCTCAACGCCGTGTTAGAGCTCGAGCGCGACGGCAGCGGGGGCTACTACGCCACGCTCGAAGGCGGAAAAGTAGTGCGCGTAAGCCGCTCGTATGCCGATGCTTTGCGGCCGTTGCTAGGGTAG